From Methanooceanicella nereidis:
TGACGGCACAAGGTTCGAGATAGAGTTCCCGCATTCAAAAATATGATTGGTGTAGATGTTAAATTTTTTTTATTCATGGACCTTTTGTTCGTTAATTATCTCACCATTCATTATTTCATAAATATAGGTGCATCCGGTATTTACACAATGTACCATTGAGATGCTAACATCGTTCCTGACATCGTTGAGACTACTTTTTTTTGCTGTCATGTATATCACCAGTTTTACTATATTCTTATTAAATAATGATGATAATTCTTGCTGATAATATATATTATTTTTCTTAGCGTATTGAAAGTTATTAAATTCAATTACATCGGTTTACTAAAAAAGAAATATTTACAGATGGCAATAAAAATATTCGATGCAAATAGTATAGAATTGGACGGTATTTGTAAAAAAAACGGGATATAATATAGTTATATTGTGTATGTAAAAAGATTTTAATATATTTATAATAAAAGGACGCTTAGACCGTTAGATATATAACGGGAGCATAATTGAGAAAACAATAATATAATTAATTATTTTTGAAGGTATAATGACTCTAAAAATATAATAATTTTTTAGTTCTTCGGCTTTTTTTAGGTGATGTTCTTTGTGTTGTCCCTTTCGGATGGCAGGTAAACACTAACCTCACGAAAACACGGAACCACATAAATTTTTTTTATATGATTTTTAAGTGCACGAAATCACTAACGCTAAAACAACCTCCGAACCTCCCCCAAAGCACGAAATTATAATGGCACAGTTTGTGTTGCGCCTTATTGATCAACATTATTTAAAGTATGCTCGAACGTGTTGAACGTCAACCGTGCTATTAAACTTTGGTGGTTCGGGGAGTTTCGGGATTTGTTTTAGCGTTAGTGAATTATAGAATTTAGTGTGTTGAGTTGAGCGTTTTGGCCGTTAGTGCGTTAACGGTGATACCAGGGCCTTAGTGACTTGGTGAGTGATTTTTGGTGATTTTGAGGTCTTAAAATCTGAAAAATTTTTGTGTTTCTGTGTTTTCGTGAGGTTAGTGTTTACCTGCCATCCGAAAGGAACAACATAAAAACATCACTCCAAAGATCTGAGATGAACCAAATTTTTAAATAAGCGCAAAATAAAACGTATTCGATCATTATTTTATTAAATTATATAAATAAGAAAAATATACTAAATAGAGTTAACTTTATGGGGGAACTGTATGCCATATCAAAGTCTTGAAGAATTACCTGACCGAGTAAAAGAGAATTTGCCCGTGCACGCGCAGGAGATCTATCAAAATGCATTTAACAGCGCATGGGATCAATACGCAGACCCTGAAAAACGCAGAGGAAAAGAATCTCGAGAGGAGGCTGCTCACAGGGTAGCATGGGCTGCAGTAGAAAAGAAGTATAAAAAGGATGAAAAAACAGGCGAATGGAGAATGAAATCGTAAATAATCATATTTTGAATGTTCATATACATAACAAATTAAAAATAGTATAATATATACAATATTATGCATATATTACAAAAAAACCAATAGATTTATTTATCATTAAATAATCACAAAATCTAAATGTCAAATCCAAAAATGGCCATTTATTCAAAGCTTTTAGACACTGCTTTAATATTTATCTTAATTCTTATAGGTATTAATATATATCTATATATCAGGTCATCACTGGACACTAAACTATTATATGGAACTATAAGTGTCCTGGGATTGTTTTTCTGTACGCTGCTTTCATTAAAATTGTATAGCCTTTTTGAGAATAGATACTCAAAACAAATAACAGTGGGGCTTACATGCTCACTTTTCCTGTGGACGATATATTATTTTTTTAATACCATTATCCTGTATTATTATGATTTAGACTGGTTATATTATTTTACAAAGATATTTTCAATACTCAGGTATATACCGCTAACATTTGTGATAACCTTACAACTGATGGAGCAAAAAAAGCACGTTGACAGGCATGTTTCAAAAATATTCTCCTCCATAGTAGTGATCTACTCCATCATACTGATCTTCTTTATTTCCAGGGCGGTGTTAGAGAATAACCCCCAGGTTTTTAATATCCTGATATTATCGGCCTATTTGTTTTTTGAGAATATCATCAATAACATTTTGTTAGTTCTTATCACGGTAAAAAGAAACGACAATATAAAACACCTTTATACGACGCTGATAATCAGCATAATCTTACTTTTCATAGGCGATAACGCGGAGATAATCGAAAAGATGATATCGCCAAACCTGCCGCAGATATTTACGGACTTTGGCGTCCTTCTCTACAGTT
This genomic window contains:
- a CDS encoding ChaB family protein translates to MPYQSLEELPDRVKENLPVHAQEIYQNAFNSAWDQYADPEKRRGKESREEAAHRVAWAAVEKKYKKDEKTGEWRMKS